In a genomic window of Myxococcales bacterium:
- a CDS encoding TolC family protein: MRALAALALVAATAGPARAERLAELLAAGRRHGRELAEAEATAAVADAATELARAPLWPTLTVGLGYTRNQHASIVPLGAEPLTIVPLDQLDATATLTVPLFDLAARRRATAAAADHAAAVAAIAVTARDGDRAIVRAYFAWVGGAASAAAAVSARAAAVDNLALVERRAEAQLASPLDVARARAAIADADATIAAAELVVALAQRELATATGVTVDAAAPPLPAADAPERPLATWLGDAPTQPEVHAAVARHRAAQARVDVSRAATLPTVAATASERWTNAAGFGEALSGAVGVSLTWRYGLATPRQVAVDRAAVRVEAVRAARADQAARDRITDAWHQVAARRATVVAAEAGVAAARLGAATARERFAAGTSTQLDVTLAQRDALAAELAVVSARAELAADRALLRLAAGREVGP, translated from the coding sequence GACGGCCGCGGTGGCCGACGCCGCGACCGAGCTGGCGCGGGCACCGCTGTGGCCGACGCTGACGGTCGGCCTCGGGTACACCCGCAACCAGCACGCCTCGATCGTGCCGCTGGGCGCCGAGCCGCTGACGATCGTGCCGCTCGACCAGCTCGACGCCACCGCGACCTTGACCGTGCCGCTGTTCGATCTGGCCGCGCGCCGCCGCGCGACCGCGGCGGCGGCCGACCACGCCGCGGCGGTGGCCGCGATCGCGGTGACCGCGCGCGACGGCGATCGCGCGATCGTCCGCGCGTACTTCGCGTGGGTCGGCGGCGCGGCGTCGGCCGCCGCCGCGGTGTCGGCGCGCGCCGCCGCGGTCGACAACCTCGCCCTGGTCGAGCGCCGCGCCGAGGCCCAGCTGGCGTCGCCGCTCGACGTGGCCCGGGCCCGGGCCGCGATCGCCGACGCCGACGCGACGATCGCCGCGGCCGAGCTGGTGGTCGCGCTGGCGCAGCGCGAGCTCGCCACCGCCACCGGCGTCACCGTCGACGCGGCCGCCCCGCCGCTGCCGGCCGCGGACGCGCCCGAGCGGCCGCTAGCGACCTGGCTCGGCGACGCGCCCACCCAGCCCGAGGTCCACGCGGCGGTCGCGCGCCACCGGGCCGCGCAGGCCCGCGTCGACGTGAGCCGCGCCGCGACCCTGCCGACCGTCGCGGCGACCGCCAGCGAGCGCTGGACCAACGCCGCCGGCTTCGGCGAGGCGCTGTCCGGCGCCGTCGGCGTCAGCCTGACCTGGCGCTACGGCCTGGCCACCCCGCGCCAGGTCGCGGTCGACCGCGCGGCGGTGCGGGTCGAGGCCGTGCGCGCGGCCCGGGCCGATCAGGCGGCGCGCGATCGCATCACCGACGCCTGGCACCAGGTGGCGGCGCGGCGCGCGACCGTGGTCGCCGCCGAGGCCGGCGTGGCGGCCGCGCGCCTCGGCGCCGCGACCGCGCGCGAGCGCTTCGCCGCCGGCACCTCGACCCAGCTCGACGTGACGCTGGCCCAGCGCGACGCCCTGGCCGCGGAGCTGGCGGTGGTGTCGGCGCGGGCCGAGCTCGCGGCCGATCGCGCGCTCCTGCGCCTGGCCGCCGGCCGCGAGGTCGGGCCGTGA
- a CDS encoding FtsX-like permease family protein translates to MTVDVAARVRVARGGRLRRAQATIVVALRMMLHDKAKLIGTTLGVVFAVVLAAQQLGVLFGLLQKNTMFVDNAGADLWIVPPNTTQAAPGQRLSTALLDQARATPGVAIAAPLVMVGTSITKPGGGSEATTLVGYDLDAGLGGPWNIVAGDVAALRGPDALFFEDAQREKFGGLNLGSVREVGGHKVRAVGFTWGLQPFGPPFSFADIDLVRDLGDVPSDRLSFVLVTVAPGADPAAVAADLAARCPGAEVIAADAFHQRIVSTLLRQQLGITFGTSTAFGLVIGFIIVALSMFSAVIDNLREYGTLKAIGLTSWDLTRMLIVQSIVYALVGSLIGLGLVAAMSAGIRSANLVVIIPRTLVLATPIIMTVLCMLASVLALRRVRKLEPGMVFR, encoded by the coding sequence GTGACCGTCGACGTCGCCGCGCGCGTGCGCGTCGCCCGGGGCGGGCGCCTGCGCCGGGCCCAGGCCACGATCGTCGTCGCGCTGCGCATGATGCTGCACGACAAGGCCAAGCTCATCGGCACGACCCTGGGCGTGGTGTTCGCGGTGGTGCTCGCCGCCCAGCAGCTGGGCGTGCTGTTCGGCCTGCTGCAGAAGAACACGATGTTCGTCGACAACGCCGGGGCCGACCTCTGGATCGTGCCGCCCAACACCACCCAGGCCGCGCCGGGGCAGCGGCTCTCGACCGCGCTGCTCGACCAGGCCCGCGCCACGCCCGGGGTCGCGATCGCCGCGCCGCTGGTGATGGTCGGCACCTCGATCACCAAGCCCGGCGGCGGCAGCGAGGCCACGACCCTGGTCGGGTACGACCTCGACGCCGGCCTCGGCGGCCCCTGGAACATCGTCGCCGGCGACGTCGCGGCGCTGCGCGGCCCCGACGCGCTGTTCTTCGAGGACGCCCAGCGCGAGAAGTTCGGCGGCCTCAACCTCGGCAGCGTGCGCGAGGTCGGCGGCCACAAGGTCCGCGCGGTCGGCTTCACCTGGGGGCTGCAGCCGTTCGGGCCGCCGTTCTCGTTCGCCGACATCGACCTGGTCCGCGATCTCGGCGACGTGCCCAGCGATCGCCTGTCGTTCGTGCTGGTGACGGTCGCGCCCGGCGCCGACCCGGCCGCGGTCGCCGCCGACCTGGCCGCGCGCTGCCCCGGCGCCGAGGTGATCGCCGCCGACGCGTTCCACCAGCGGATCGTCTCGACGCTGCTGCGCCAGCAGCTCGGCATCACGTTCGGCACGTCGACCGCGTTCGGCCTGGTGATCGGCTTCATCATCGTCGCGCTGTCGATGTTCTCGGCGGTGATCGACAACCTGCGCGAGTACGGCACGCTCAAGGCCATCGGCCTGACGTCGTGGGATCTGACCCGCATGCTGATCGTCCAGTCGATCGTCTACGCGCTGGTCGGCTCGCTGATCGGCCTGGGCCTGGTGGCGGCGATGTCGGCCGGCATCCGCTCGGCCAACCTCGTGGTCATCATCCCGCGCACGCTGGTGCTGGCCACGCCGATCATCATGACCGTGCTGTGCATGCTGGCGTCGGTGCTGGCGCTGCGCCGGGTCCGCAAGCTCGAGCCCGGGATGGTGTTCCGGTGA
- a CDS encoding ABC transporter ATP-binding protein — translation MSLAVDARAIGKVFGEGALAFRALDQVDFQVSTGELVMLVGPSGSGKTTLLSILGCVLSASEGELALFGERISGRKERELPVLRRALIGFVFQGHNLIAALSALDNVRLVLETRGAAARAARDEAVHLLTAVGLADKLARRPAELSGGQRQRVAIARALAGGPPLVLADEPTAALDAHAGLEVTELLLTLCRERGATVVVVTHDNRIFHLADRIVHIEDGRIVDGRLPGAAS, via the coding sequence GTGAGCCTCGCCGTCGACGCCCGCGCGATCGGCAAGGTCTTCGGCGAGGGCGCGCTGGCGTTCCGCGCGCTCGATCAGGTCGACTTCCAGGTCTCGACCGGCGAGCTGGTCATGCTGGTCGGCCCGTCGGGCTCGGGCAAGACCACGCTCCTGTCGATCCTCGGGTGCGTGCTGTCGGCCAGCGAGGGCGAGCTGGCGCTGTTCGGCGAGCGCATCAGCGGACGCAAGGAGCGCGAGCTGCCGGTGCTGCGGCGGGCGCTGATCGGCTTCGTCTTCCAGGGCCACAACCTGATCGCCGCGCTGTCGGCGCTCGACAACGTCCGGCTGGTGCTCGAGACCCGCGGCGCCGCGGCCCGCGCCGCCCGCGACGAGGCCGTGCACCTGCTGACCGCGGTCGGCCTCGCCGACAAGCTCGCGCGCCGGCCGGCCGAGCTGTCGGGCGGCCAGCGCCAGCGGGTCGCGATCGCCCGGGCCCTGGCCGGCGGTCCGCCGCTGGTCCTGGCCGACGAGCCGACCGCGGCGCTCGACGCGCACGCCGGGCTCGAGGTCACCGAGCTGCTGCTGACGCTGTGCCGCGAGCGCGGCGCCACCGTCGTCGTCGTCACCCACGACAACCGCATCTTCCACCTCGCCGATCGCATCGTCCACATCGAGGACGGCCGGATCGTCGACGGTCGCCTCCCGGGAGCCGCCTCATGA
- a CDS encoding efflux RND transporter periplasmic adaptor subunit, producing MSRLRRRWYLPLVAAFFGLMTWNVGKLLGQPPPTQPNAADRANAARVAAPPPGQVDEREAPGPSGTVAGNGVVEPAQPETRVGAPMPGRVTRIAVAEGAQVEAGAALVEFDQAVEQAALAAAQAEVDGASAQLARTVRGSRGEDVKAALADADSARARAELSRGVAERLAQAGAGGAATGDEVDRARRQAEIDAASARAAEARRLAVVAGSRREDVQVARAQLAAAEARRAQAEATLARLTVRAPIAGEVLQVKYRAGEYYQPGAEPLLVLGDTRSLRVRMDVDERDLAKVAVGDQATFRVIALPGRDFTGTVVKLGHRMGRKNVRTDDPAERNDTKILEVVITVDAPAGLVVGQRVVCYVAGGR from the coding sequence ATGAGCCGCCTGCGCCGACGCTGGTACCTGCCGCTGGTCGCGGCGTTCTTCGGCCTGATGACGTGGAACGTCGGCAAGCTGCTCGGCCAGCCGCCGCCGACCCAGCCCAACGCCGCCGATCGCGCCAACGCCGCGCGGGTCGCGGCGCCGCCGCCCGGCCAGGTCGACGAGCGCGAGGCCCCGGGCCCGTCGGGCACCGTCGCCGGCAACGGCGTGGTCGAGCCGGCCCAGCCCGAGACCCGGGTCGGCGCGCCGATGCCCGGCCGGGTCACGCGGATCGCCGTCGCCGAGGGCGCCCAGGTCGAGGCCGGCGCGGCGCTGGTCGAGTTCGATCAGGCGGTCGAGCAGGCGGCGCTGGCCGCGGCTCAGGCCGAGGTCGACGGCGCCAGCGCCCAGCTCGCGCGCACCGTCCGCGGCAGCCGCGGCGAGGACGTCAAGGCCGCGCTGGCCGACGCCGACAGCGCCCGGGCCCGGGCCGAGCTGTCGCGCGGCGTGGCCGAGCGCCTGGCCCAGGCCGGCGCCGGCGGCGCCGCGACCGGCGACGAGGTCGACCGCGCCCGCCGCCAGGCCGAGATCGACGCCGCGTCGGCCCGCGCCGCCGAGGCCCGCCGCCTGGCGGTCGTCGCCGGCTCGCGACGCGAGGACGTGCAGGTCGCGCGCGCGCAGCTGGCCGCGGCCGAGGCCCGTCGCGCCCAGGCCGAGGCGACGCTCGCGCGCCTGACCGTGCGCGCGCCGATCGCCGGCGAGGTGTTGCAGGTCAAGTACCGCGCCGGCGAGTACTACCAGCCCGGCGCCGAGCCGCTGCTGGTCCTGGGCGACACCCGGTCCCTGCGCGTCCGCATGGACGTCGACGAGCGCGATCTGGCCAAGGTCGCCGTCGGCGACCAGGCCACGTTCCGGGTCATCGCCCTGCCCGGCCGCGACTTCACCGGCACCGTCGTCAAGCTCGGGCATCGGATGGGCCGCAAGAACGTGCGCACCGACGATCCGGCCGAGCGCAACGACACCAAGATCCTCGAGGTCGTGATCACCGTCGACGCCCCCGCCGGCCTCGTCGTCGGCCAGCGCGTGGTCTGCTACGTCGCCGGCGGCCGCTGA
- the pruA gene encoding L-glutamate gamma-semialdehyde dehydrogenase has translation MHDGTVTVPHPGNEPVLGYAPGSPERTRLTAALDQLAGECPEVPAVIGGERVTTGRLVDVVMPHAHRHVVARFHACDGDHVERAIAAAADARREWATMRWEARAAVFLRAAELLAGPWRMRINAATMLGQSKTCHQAEIDAACELIDFLRWNVHFASKLYAEQPVSSPGVWNQTELRPLEGFTFALTPFNFTAIAGNLPCAPALMGNTVVWKPSESQMLAAWHTLLLLEEAGLPPGVINLVPGFGHELAPAAVGHRDLGAIHFTGSTEIFRSLWKQVAGNLDRYKSYPRLVGETGGKDFILAHPSADPAAVATAIIRGGFEYQGQKCSAASRAYVPASVWAALVDQLVADTEGVTQGDVRDFGNFMGAVIKRAAFDRHRAAIEEARGTPGMRVVAGGQCDDRDGWFVRPTILTTDDPMVRHMQDEFFGPIVTVHVYPDHAWDEVLTLVDRTSPYALTGAVFARERTALVEATARLRNAAGNFYLNDKPTGAVVGQQPFGGARASGTDDKAGSAMNLQRFVAARTIKETFAPPTDYRYPFLG, from the coding sequence ATGCACGACGGCACGGTCACGGTCCCGCACCCCGGCAACGAACCCGTGCTCGGCTACGCGCCGGGCAGCCCCGAGCGGACGCGCCTGACCGCGGCGCTCGACCAGCTCGCCGGCGAGTGCCCGGAGGTGCCAGCGGTGATCGGCGGCGAGCGCGTCACCACCGGTCGCCTGGTCGACGTGGTCATGCCCCACGCCCACCGCCACGTGGTCGCGCGCTTCCACGCGTGCGACGGCGACCACGTCGAGCGCGCGATCGCGGCGGCGGCCGACGCCCGGCGCGAGTGGGCGACGATGCGGTGGGAGGCCCGGGCCGCGGTGTTCCTGCGCGCGGCCGAGCTCCTGGCCGGGCCGTGGCGCATGCGCATCAACGCCGCGACCATGCTCGGCCAGAGCAAGACCTGCCACCAGGCCGAGATCGACGCGGCGTGCGAGCTGATCGACTTCCTGCGCTGGAACGTCCACTTCGCGAGCAAGCTCTACGCCGAGCAGCCGGTGTCGTCGCCCGGGGTCTGGAACCAGACCGAGCTGCGCCCGCTCGAGGGCTTCACCTTCGCGCTGACGCCGTTCAACTTCACCGCGATCGCCGGCAACCTGCCGTGCGCGCCGGCGCTGATGGGCAACACCGTGGTGTGGAAGCCGTCCGAGAGCCAGATGCTCGCGGCCTGGCACACGCTGCTCCTGCTCGAGGAGGCCGGCCTGCCTCCGGGCGTGATCAACCTGGTGCCGGGGTTCGGCCACGAGCTGGCCCCGGCCGCGGTCGGGCACCGGGACCTCGGCGCGATCCACTTCACCGGCTCGACCGAGATCTTCCGGTCGCTGTGGAAGCAGGTCGCCGGCAACCTCGACCGCTACAAGAGCTACCCGCGCCTGGTCGGCGAGACCGGCGGCAAGGACTTCATCCTCGCGCACCCGTCGGCCGACCCGGCCGCGGTCGCGACCGCGATCATCCGCGGCGGCTTCGAGTACCAGGGCCAGAAGTGCTCGGCGGCGTCGCGCGCGTACGTGCCCGCCAGCGTCTGGGCGGCGCTGGTCGACCAGCTCGTGGCCGACACCGAGGGCGTGACCCAGGGCGACGTGCGCGACTTCGGCAACTTCATGGGCGCGGTGATCAAGCGGGCCGCGTTCGACCGCCACCGCGCGGCGATCGAGGAGGCGCGCGGCACGCCCGGCATGCGCGTCGTCGCCGGCGGCCAGTGCGACGATCGCGACGGCTGGTTCGTGCGGCCGACGATCCTCACCACCGACGACCCGATGGTGCGGCACATGCAGGACGAGTTCTTCGGGCCGATCGTGACCGTGCACGTCTACCCGGATCACGCCTGGGACGAGGTCCTGACCCTGGTCGATCGGACGTCGCCGTACGCGCTGACCGGCGCGGTGTTCGCGCGCGAGCGCACGGCGCTGGTCGAGGCCACCGCGCGGCTGCGCAACGCCGCCGGCAACTTCTACCTCAACGACAAGCCGACCGGCGCGGTGGTCGGGCAGCAGCCGTTCGGCGGCGCCCGCGCCTCGGGCACCGACGACAAGGCCGGCTCGGCGATGAACCTGCAGCGGTTCGTGGCCGCGCGGACGATCAAGGAGACGTTCGCGCCGCCGACCGACTACCGCTACCCGTTCCTGGGCTGA